The following proteins come from a genomic window of Fibrobacter sp. UWR4:
- a CDS encoding PD-(D/E)XK nuclease family transposase, which translates to MTALGSRADFGIILNQDLPEQEIPELLRHSTFLSAKENTAFIRLFEDKEILIDFLNAVLRRNGEDLITEVEHMNRDLAVIYPSDDIVGVDVHAKTKKGEYIDVEMQKFGHTHFKDRVVLYGTIMAAEAHREELLSLKKRRQELSLKERYRMPKIYSIWICENATDGNKDYRDTWGIYRKSDLGNKDALPVSDVLNYIFIKLPKLEAAKDVPEREREWMDFINNCGSRDEIPSNAQGAIRDAYERLRIRRTPKEILERQTLTMTTQYDIDCYIDDAISEGFEKGLEKGLEKGLEQGLEQGLEKGRTEGKDEARTEAVVKALKRGKLTLDEIAEDNDVSIDRVREIQKNLQGK; encoded by the coding sequence ATGACAGCATTGGGATCACGCGCCGACTTCGGCATCATTTTGAACCAGGACCTTCCGGAACAGGAAATCCCGGAACTCCTGCGGCACTCCACTTTCCTTTCCGCGAAGGAAAATACGGCTTTTATCAGGCTTTTCGAGGACAAGGAAATCCTGATCGATTTTCTGAACGCAGTCCTCCGTCGCAACGGCGAGGATCTCATTACGGAAGTAGAACACATGAATCGCGACCTTGCGGTCATCTACCCCAGCGATGACATCGTGGGCGTTGACGTTCACGCAAAAACAAAAAAAGGCGAATACATCGACGTTGAAATGCAGAAGTTCGGCCACACCCACTTCAAGGACCGCGTCGTTCTGTACGGCACCATCATGGCCGCCGAGGCCCACCGCGAGGAACTCCTGTCGCTCAAGAAGCGCCGCCAGGAACTCTCCCTCAAGGAGCGCTACCGCATGCCCAAGATCTACAGCATCTGGATTTGCGAGAACGCCACCGACGGAAACAAGGACTACCGCGACACCTGGGGCATCTACCGCAAGAGCGACCTGGGAAACAAGGACGCCTTGCCTGTAAGCGACGTTTTGAACTATATTTTCATCAAGTTGCCGAAGTTGGAAGCCGCCAAGGACGTCCCCGAAAGGGAACGGGAATGGATGGACTTCATCAACAACTGCGGCAGCCGCGACGAAATTCCCAGCAACGCCCAGGGCGCCATCCGCGACGCCTACGAGCGGTTGCGTATCCGTAGAACCCCTAAGGAAATCCTTGAAAGGCAGACTCTTACCATGACTACCCAGTATGACATAGACTGTTACATTGATGACGCCATTAGCGAAGGCTTCGAAAAAGGTCTTGAAAAGGGACTTGAAAAGGGACTTGAGCAAGGACTTGAACAAGGTCTTGAAAAAGGGCGGACAGAGGGTAAAGACGAGGCTCGGACCGAGGCTGTCGTCAAGGCTTTAAAGCGAGGCAAGCTCACCCTGGATGAAATCGCAGAAGACAACGATGTTTCGATTGATCGGGTGCGAGAAATCCAGAAGAACTTGCAAGGAAAGTAG
- a CDS encoding MATE family efflux transporter: MFNSAVEEQQIEKSLGKRKFRKNGDIKDVLVVALPMLLSMSFDTLMTFVDRLFLSKLGPAEMNASLGAGGMNLVLTTFFTGMISYTTAMVAQRMGAGRKGECASVFMQAVYLSLLCVPFLYLTIPLGHAIFGIQGVAADQLVHQKTYFNILMFGGVVSLVRNAAPCFFSGIGETKVIMKAAFVGMLVNIACNYLLIYGCGPVPALGVAGAAYGTVIGNIVSTVMLFVVYFGKKNDRRFETRHHLRMNFDQMKELLKRGLPSGVEMFLNMAAFQLMILLFHGLGPVEATAASVMFNWDMVAYVPLMGLEVASTSLVGRYVGAKQAAAATRSTYSGLKVGWAYSLIIGVLLIFLPGVLADIFRPDAAASAEALAIFETARPISIFMLRFATLYIFVEVLLVIYCGALRGAGDTVWVMIACGLMNWFNTIALYIAAYVFKMPAHYAWIIVVCVYGTAPVLFLLRWRGGKWRRHVLDKM; this comes from the coding sequence ATGTTCAATAGTGCTGTAGAGGAACAACAGATTGAAAAATCCTTAGGGAAGCGAAAATTTCGCAAAAATGGGGATATCAAGGATGTGCTGGTCGTTGCGCTTCCTATGCTTCTCTCCATGTCCTTTGACACCCTGATGACTTTTGTGGATCGTCTGTTCCTCAGTAAGTTGGGGCCTGCGGAAATGAATGCCAGTTTAGGTGCTGGCGGAATGAATCTGGTCCTGACTACTTTCTTTACGGGAATGATCAGCTATACAACCGCCATGGTAGCTCAGCGTATGGGGGCCGGACGAAAGGGCGAATGTGCCAGTGTCTTTATGCAGGCGGTGTATTTATCCCTCCTTTGCGTGCCCTTTCTTTATTTGACCATTCCCTTGGGCCATGCCATTTTTGGAATTCAGGGGGTAGCGGCTGACCAGCTGGTCCACCAGAAAACTTATTTCAATATCCTCATGTTCGGTGGGGTGGTGAGTCTTGTTCGTAATGCAGCGCCTTGCTTCTTTAGTGGCATTGGCGAAACCAAGGTGATCATGAAGGCCGCCTTTGTGGGCATGCTGGTAAATATCGCCTGCAACTATCTTTTGATTTATGGTTGCGGTCCTGTTCCTGCCCTCGGTGTGGCGGGTGCCGCTTATGGTACGGTCATAGGAAACATTGTATCCACGGTCATGCTGTTTGTGGTTTATTTCGGTAAGAAGAATGATCGACGTTTCGAAACCCGCCACCATCTAAGGATGAATTTCGATCAGATGAAGGAGCTTCTAAAACGAGGCTTGCCTTCTGGTGTGGAAATGTTTTTGAATATGGCCGCTTTCCAGTTGATGATCCTGCTGTTCCATGGGTTAGGGCCTGTGGAAGCGACTGCGGCTTCGGTGATGTTTAATTGGGATATGGTGGCGTACGTTCCTTTGATGGGTTTGGAAGTGGCTTCCACAAGTTTGGTGGGACGATACGTGGGGGCAAAGCAGGCTGCCGCGGCTACCCGTTCAACTTACTCAGGCTTGAAGGTGGGCTGGGCCTATTCCTTGATTATAGGCGTACTTCTCATATTCCTGCCTGGCGTCCTTGCGGATATTTTTAGACCGGATGCCGCTGCTTCTGCGGAGGCGCTTGCAATTTTTGAAACAGCTCGACCGATCAGCATTTTCATGCTTCGATTTGCGACACTCTACATTTTTGTGGAAGTGCTCCTGGTTATTTACTGCGGAGCCCTTCGTGGAGCCGGAGATACAGTTTGGGTCATGATTGCCTGTGGCCTGATGAACTGGTTTAATACGATCGCCTTGTATATTGCGGCATATGTTTTCAAGATGCCTGCCCATTATGCATGGATTATCGTGGTTTGCGTGTATGGAACAGCGCCCGTATTGTTCCTTCTTCGCTGGCGAGGGGGCAAATGGCGTAGGCATGTGCTGGATAAGATGTAA
- a CDS encoding CotH kinase family protein codes for MGSFLTSCSEESDKPSAPSTPPSTEEEAQQNADAAKDEILVTDWEAEGAKENGLTKKTAPKLGLPEAGFYDEALTVDIPAPQYGGEVRCTFDGNEPTLETAAVEGPVTIDTSKVARCTEFIGDSVAAKSVETYFIGETVSMPVVAVTVPPWYYKQILKAEPCKPDPCSDADFWLDTAVVAHVEYFPNGSKSDVKAFEVDMEASIMGGYSRNQKKKSLSLNMKKKLQKGHFRYPLFDTRPNQKKFKGFILRNNGNRFVSDYLEDAMATSLLEGTQVDYQRSRQVVVFYNGIYYGIHDMREKLNEHFVETNYGIDAEAVDFIKHAGRSVEASGGTTDDYVDLLNFISASDLTGENNKAYAAVKARMNVQSYMEYMAAEIYYHNGDWPNNNLRVWRSGTQKWKFVAYDLDHGFDWEWGVSGFSQSTNMFKWIKQGGNGHCSVKSGDGSNPLCFHNVFVKLNTNPEFVRSFINRAAVIYSSYVNAGRVAEATNRMAATIPDAESSRDMKKFDREKLYYKNSCGKGFSVSGSCIKEWAEERDAANRNEWRAEYGLGADVNVEFAVAGNGEILLDGMSLPSRNYAGKFFAGNPMVLTAKGEGFVGWEDGSTDNPRVVVPTEATAFGATFQ; via the coding sequence ATGGGTTCGTTTTTAACTTCCTGTTCCGAAGAATCTGATAAACCTTCTGCTCCGTCGACTCCTCCTTCTACGGAAGAGGAAGCCCAGCAGAATGCTGATGCCGCCAAGGATGAAATCCTGGTGACGGATTGGGAAGCTGAAGGTGCCAAGGAAAATGGTCTAACTAAGAAGACTGCGCCTAAATTGGGTTTGCCAGAAGCCGGTTTTTATGACGAGGCCCTTACCGTTGATATTCCTGCACCTCAATATGGCGGAGAAGTTCGCTGTACTTTTGATGGAAATGAACCTACGCTGGAAACCGCCGCAGTGGAAGGTCCCGTGACTATCGATACCTCCAAGGTCGCCCGTTGTACGGAGTTCATTGGTGATTCCGTTGCGGCAAAGTCTGTGGAAACCTACTTCATTGGTGAAACTGTTTCTATGCCGGTGGTTGCTGTGACGGTACCTCCTTGGTATTACAAGCAAATCCTCAAGGCGGAGCCCTGTAAACCGGATCCTTGTTCTGATGCAGATTTCTGGCTTGATACGGCTGTGGTTGCCCATGTGGAATATTTCCCCAATGGTAGCAAGTCTGATGTCAAGGCTTTTGAAGTGGACATGGAAGCGTCCATTATGGGTGGCTATAGCCGTAACCAGAAAAAGAAGTCCCTGTCCCTGAACATGAAGAAGAAATTACAGAAGGGACACTTCAGATATCCGCTGTTTGATACCCGTCCCAATCAGAAAAAGTTTAAAGGCTTTATCCTGCGTAATAACGGCAACCGCTTTGTCAGTGACTATCTGGAAGATGCCATGGCAACAAGCCTTCTGGAAGGAACCCAGGTAGATTACCAGCGCTCCCGCCAGGTGGTGGTGTTCTATAATGGTATCTACTACGGTATCCACGATATGCGCGAAAAGCTAAATGAACATTTTGTGGAAACCAACTACGGTATCGATGCGGAAGCTGTTGATTTTATCAAGCATGCAGGTCGCTCTGTAGAAGCCAGCGGTGGTACTACGGATGATTACGTGGATCTGCTGAATTTCATTTCTGCAAGTGACCTGACAGGTGAAAACAATAAGGCCTATGCCGCCGTTAAGGCACGCATGAATGTGCAGAGCTATATGGAATATATGGCTGCAGAAATCTATTACCACAATGGAGACTGGCCCAATAACAATTTGCGTGTATGGCGTTCCGGAACCCAGAAGTGGAAGTTTGTTGCCTATGATCTTGACCATGGTTTTGACTGGGAATGGGGCGTAAGCGGTTTTTCCCAGAGCACGAATATGTTCAAGTGGATTAAGCAGGGTGGAAACGGACATTGCAGCGTTAAGTCTGGCGACGGATCCAATCCGCTATGCTTCCATAACGTATTTGTGAAGCTGAATACAAATCCTGAATTTGTACGTAGCTTCATTAATCGTGCTGCTGTAATCTATTCCTCCTATGTGAATGCCGGCAGGGTTGCTGAAGCAACCAATCGCATGGCTGCAACTATTCCTGACGCGGAATCCTCCCGAGATATGAAGAAGTTTGATCGCGAAAAACTTTATTACAAGAATTCCTGCGGAAAGGGTTTCTCGGTATCCGGTAGTTGCATTAAGGAATGGGCTGAAGAACGTGATGCTGCAAATCGCAACGAATGGCGTGCCGAATATGGCCTGGGCGCAGACGTGAATGTTGAGTTCGCTGTTGCGGGTAACGGGGAAATCCTTCTGGATGGCATGTCCTTACCCAGCCGCAATTATGCGGGCAAGTTCTTTGCTGGAAATCCCATGGTGCTTACTGCGAAGGGAGAAGGCTTTGTGGGATGGGAAGATGGTTCTACCGATAATCCCCGCGTAGTCGTTCCTACGGAAGCGACTGCTTTTGGGGCGACATTTCAGTAA
- a CDS encoding pseudouridine-5'-phosphate glycosidase, translated as MFKYIDFEPDARKALEEGSAIVALESAGAFEGIPYPENRDTIQTLANHVRNIGAIPAHIVIKGGRIKVGLSDEEIEDFAKRQGELIKASRRDIPMLIAQKKDAVMTIAATMLIADLVGIKVVAGGGIGGVHRGAETTMDISADLEELAVSNVVCVCSGAKSILDLGLTMEYLETKSIPVIGYGTDKLPAYMARESDFNVDYRADDVETIARAFDVKMALKLEGGLLVTNPIPEEYAVNASEMNRAIDKAVKEAVWDDIKGKNITPFLLRSVKAQMGAESVEAQKHLRLNNAELAAKIAKALP; from the coding sequence ATGTTCAAGTATATCGATTTTGAACCGGACGCACGTAAGGCCCTCGAAGAAGGATCCGCCATTGTCGCCCTGGAATCGGCAGGTGCATTTGAAGGAATCCCTTATCCCGAAAATAGGGATACCATCCAGACGCTAGCCAACCACGTTCGAAACATAGGCGCCATCCCCGCCCACATCGTTATTAAGGGCGGCCGCATCAAGGTAGGGCTTTCCGACGAAGAAATTGAAGATTTTGCCAAGAGACAAGGCGAATTGATCAAGGCATCCCGCCGTGACATCCCCATGCTGATAGCCCAGAAGAAGGATGCTGTCATGACCATTGCGGCCACCATGCTGATTGCAGACCTGGTGGGCATCAAGGTTGTTGCCGGCGGCGGCATTGGCGGCGTCCATCGCGGTGCAGAAACCACCATGGACATTTCCGCCGACCTGGAAGAATTGGCTGTCAGCAACGTGGTTTGCGTCTGCTCAGGCGCCAAGTCCATCCTGGATTTGGGACTTACCATGGAATATCTGGAAACCAAGAGCATTCCCGTTATTGGTTACGGCACAGACAAGCTCCCCGCCTATATGGCCCGCGAAAGCGATTTCAACGTGGACTATCGTGCCGACGACGTGGAAACCATCGCCCGCGCTTTTGACGTCAAGATGGCTCTGAAACTGGAAGGTGGCCTGCTAGTGACCAATCCGATTCCGGAAGAATACGCCGTGAACGCAAGCGAAATGAACCGCGCTATCGACAAGGCCGTGAAGGAAGCCGTCTGGGATGACATCAAGGGCAAGAACATTACACCATTCCTGCTCCGTAGCGTCAAGGCCCAGATGGGTGCGGAAAGCGTTGAAGCCCAGAAGCATCTCCGTCTGAACAACGCAGAACTTGCAGCAAAGATTGCAAAGGCTTTGCCCTAA
- a CDS encoding endo-1,4-beta-xylanase, protein MHKSLKTALWALPVAALVGCAGSENASPSVISTAGGPASMAATSANADVPPPTGCNPEEFEEIPVSNKMTNGDMEYGDGGWYLWIKEDGRKTAKVESQIGVQGLGVNCTNGAQVIVKELPDPWWGLQLQPPKFLADSTYYTLSFVARGNMAMNAVVQGGPDTEYKQKESASYALTPEWQTYSMTFLADQKGYGLNNVTFQVGIQKGWMQIDNVAISMQGDLDTTWYAEADTRIDEIRKADFEVKANPGEEVSVKLLQHDFPFGTALAFYGPDKDSTEQWYKAAAKKYFWHAVTENQFKWPEYERKEGKPLREEMDRYVKFTQENGWTLRGHALYWAHQGYGFDKHFSNPNKASQCEDFGKKLKARIDRDLKEYKGKIVEYDVWNEPIHEMYTTNLCGINYLDSAFIWAHQADPEAILYINEYQVVAAGETDRYISLIKGLIDRKVPISGIGVQCHFGTRPVVPALIKERLDKLAALGLPIKVTELDFGAWDKGLTISEEEQASEYEKVIRTLFSHPAVNGIVMWGFWDNRHWVQNGGIIRADGSEKPAATKIYDLWHKVWTTEATVTADENGVAKFRGFKGKYQVTVDGAVQNEGLIVK, encoded by the coding sequence ATGCATAAATCCTTAAAAACCGCCCTTTGGGCTTTGCCTGTGGCTGCATTGGTGGGCTGCGCTGGCAGCGAAAATGCTAGTCCTTCCGTGATTTCTACTGCAGGTGGTCCTGCCAGCATGGCTGCCACTTCTGCGAATGCAGATGTTCCTCCTCCCACGGGCTGCAATCCCGAAGAATTCGAGGAGATTCCTGTATCCAACAAGATGACCAACGGCGACATGGAATATGGCGATGGCGGCTGGTATTTGTGGATCAAGGAAGATGGTCGCAAGACTGCCAAGGTGGAAAGCCAGATTGGCGTTCAGGGTCTTGGCGTGAACTGCACCAACGGCGCCCAGGTGATCGTGAAGGAACTGCCGGATCCTTGGTGGGGCCTGCAGCTTCAGCCGCCTAAATTCCTGGCGGACTCTACTTATTACACTCTTTCCTTCGTTGCTAGAGGGAACATGGCTATGAACGCCGTGGTCCAGGGTGGTCCCGATACGGAATACAAGCAGAAGGAAAGCGCTTCCTATGCCCTGACTCCGGAATGGCAGACTTATTCCATGACCTTCCTTGCTGACCAGAAGGGTTACGGCCTGAATAATGTCACCTTCCAGGTGGGTATCCAGAAGGGTTGGATGCAGATCGACAATGTGGCTATTTCCATGCAGGGTGATCTGGACACTACCTGGTATGCTGAAGCGGATACCCGTATCGATGAAATCCGCAAGGCTGATTTTGAAGTGAAGGCTAATCCGGGTGAAGAAGTTTCCGTGAAGCTTCTGCAGCATGATTTCCCCTTCGGTACCGCTCTTGCATTCTATGGTCCGGACAAGGACAGCACGGAACAGTGGTATAAAGCTGCCGCCAAGAAGTACTTCTGGCATGCAGTTACCGAAAACCAGTTCAAGTGGCCTGAATACGAACGCAAGGAAGGTAAGCCCCTCCGCGAAGAAATGGATCGCTACGTGAAGTTTACCCAGGAAAATGGCTGGACTCTCCGCGGTCACGCTCTGTACTGGGCTCACCAGGGCTATGGCTTCGATAAGCACTTCTCCAATCCTAATAAGGCTAGCCAGTGCGAAGATTTCGGCAAGAAGCTGAAGGCTCGTATCGACCGCGACCTGAAGGAATATAAGGGCAAGATTGTGGAATACGACGTGTGGAACGAACCCATCCACGAAATGTACACCACCAACCTTTGCGGCATCAACTATTTGGATAGCGCCTTCATCTGGGCTCACCAGGCTGATCCCGAAGCAATCCTCTACATCAACGAATACCAGGTGGTTGCTGCTGGTGAAACCGATCGATACATTAGCTTGATTAAGGGCTTGATTGATCGTAAGGTTCCCATTAGCGGTATTGGTGTCCAGTGCCACTTCGGTACTCGCCCCGTGGTTCCGGCCCTCATCAAGGAACGTCTGGATAAGCTTGCAGCTCTGGGCCTGCCCATCAAGGTGACCGAACTTGACTTTGGTGCCTGGGACAAGGGTCTTACCATCTCTGAAGAAGAACAGGCTAGCGAATACGAAAAGGTTATCCGTACCTTGTTCAGCCATCCTGCTGTAAACGGCATCGTGATGTGGGGCTTCTGGGATAACCGTCACTGGGTCCAGAACGGTGGTATCATCCGTGCCGATGGTTCCGAAAAGCCTGCCGCAACAAAGATTTACGACTTGTGGCACAAGGTTTGGACCACTGAAGCGACTGTGACTGCCGATGAAAACGGTGTGGCAAAGTTCCGTGGCTTCAAGGGTAAGTATCAGGTTACTGTCGATGGTGCCGTTCAGAATGAAGGCCTAATCGTGAAGTAA
- a CDS encoding ATP-binding protein — protein MIEKLKNYLLYANLKETDWHLVWPEIQKENRSILMMVSASMCLLMSVLAFYTQFFDEMYHKNAFSYACIAAVELVIFSLAKFVRNQAPKYVVILTFVFNVTLFALGIVIGTILDPGSYALAFVVMIIVLPMLFCLKPINGVFLVLMADLAFLLVAHHFKPSEIFHSDVMNVIVWSIVGFFVAGITNSARANNRLEVKRNKDNRRRIQDSYDKLESQMDMFRSLGNIYTTLYYIDLKADSYIELVSLPEAHALFGDKGGHASRRMKVFCENFVADNFREAMYKFTDLQTIGKRLANRNMLSMQFLSTAVDDKTNSAEWTEISMISVKREENETASGVMLATRKVHKEKMKEIEQMNRLQEALVAAESANKSKTVFLNNMSHDIRTPMNAITGFTKLAQKHADDTVLVCDYLDKISVANSHLLALINDVLDMSRIESGRVSLSEKTENVAVIIEELNTILHDDVAARQLDFLVEMNISKDRVVLCDKLRLKQILLNLLSNAVKYTPEGGKVNFSITEQENTELDRVSYCFVVKDSGIGMSQEFLKNIFEPFEREKTSTVSGIPGTGLGMSIAKTLVDMMGGRISVVSEQNVGTEFTVELSFVLSKDNQLASSTGTPSEEIVDVHVEPNQFAGKRILLAEDNHMNQMIAKHLLTESGVELVVAENGRIACELLENSEQGYFNLVLMDIQMPVMDGYTAARNIRNSGRKDLSLIPIIALTADAFEEDREKALAAGMNGHVSKPVESDKLFAALLKYFK, from the coding sequence ATGATTGAAAAACTGAAAAACTATTTGCTTTATGCCAATCTTAAAGAGACGGATTGGCATCTGGTGTGGCCTGAGATCCAAAAGGAGAATCGCTCCATCCTGATGATGGTTTCGGCATCCATGTGCTTGCTCATGTCCGTTTTGGCCTTTTATACCCAGTTCTTTGACGAAATGTACCATAAAAATGCATTCTCGTACGCATGCATTGCGGCTGTGGAGCTGGTCATTTTCTCGCTTGCTAAATTCGTTAGGAATCAGGCTCCCAAATACGTTGTGATTCTTACTTTTGTTTTTAATGTGACCTTGTTTGCCCTGGGCATTGTGATCGGTACGATACTGGATCCTGGTTCCTATGCACTGGCTTTTGTGGTGATGATTATTGTGCTGCCTATGTTGTTCTGCCTAAAACCGATTAACGGAGTGTTCCTGGTGTTGATGGCGGATCTGGCGTTTCTTTTGGTTGCACATCATTTTAAGCCTTCCGAAATTTTTCATTCCGATGTGATGAATGTGATTGTGTGGTCTATTGTTGGTTTTTTTGTCGCGGGAATCACGAATTCCGCCCGTGCGAACAACAGACTCGAAGTTAAACGAAATAAGGATAACCGACGTCGTATTCAGGACTCCTATGACAAACTGGAATCCCAGATGGATATGTTCCGTTCATTAGGGAATATCTATACCACACTTTATTATATTGACCTGAAGGCGGATTCCTATATTGAACTGGTTTCCTTGCCGGAAGCACACGCCCTGTTTGGCGACAAAGGTGGGCATGCCTCTCGTAGGATGAAAGTTTTCTGCGAAAATTTTGTTGCGGATAATTTCCGTGAGGCGATGTACAAATTCACGGATTTGCAGACTATCGGAAAGAGACTTGCCAACCGAAATATGCTTTCCATGCAGTTTCTCTCTACGGCTGTAGATGACAAGACGAATAGTGCGGAATGGACTGAAATCAGCATGATTTCCGTGAAGCGAGAGGAGAATGAAACCGCTTCTGGCGTAATGCTTGCCACTCGTAAAGTCCATAAGGAAAAAATGAAGGAGATTGAACAAATGAATCGACTTCAGGAGGCTTTGGTTGCGGCGGAATCTGCTAACAAATCCAAGACTGTATTCCTGAATAATATGAGCCATGATATCCGCACCCCCATGAATGCTATTACCGGTTTTACCAAGTTGGCTCAAAAGCATGCGGATGATACTGTGCTCGTGTGTGACTATCTTGATAAAATTTCTGTGGCGAACTCGCATTTGCTGGCCTTGATCAATGATGTGCTGGATATGAGCCGTATTGAAAGCGGTCGAGTAAGCCTGTCGGAAAAAACGGAAAATGTTGCCGTCATTATTGAAGAACTGAATACAATTCTTCACGATGATGTGGCTGCTCGTCAGTTGGATTTCCTGGTGGAAATGAACATTTCAAAGGATCGTGTAGTCCTTTGTGATAAGTTGCGACTGAAGCAAATCTTGCTAAACCTGTTAAGCAACGCAGTGAAGTATACTCCGGAAGGTGGCAAGGTAAACTTTTCCATTACGGAACAGGAAAATACGGAACTGGACCGTGTGAGTTATTGTTTCGTCGTGAAGGATTCCGGTATCGGCATGTCTCAGGAATTCCTCAAGAATATTTTCGAGCCCTTTGAACGTGAAAAGACCAGCACGGTTAGTGGCATACCGGGAACCGGCTTAGGCATGTCCATTGCTAAAACTCTGGTGGATATGATGGGTGGTCGTATTTCTGTAGTTAGCGAACAGAACGTGGGTACGGAATTTACGGTGGAACTATCCTTTGTACTTTCTAAAGATAATCAGCTTGCTAGTTCCACTGGAACTCCGTCTGAAGAAATTGTAGATGTCCATGTGGAGCCGAATCAATTTGCAGGGAAGCGCATTTTGTTGGCGGAAGATAACCACATGAACCAGATGATCGCGAAGCATCTGCTGACGGAATCCGGTGTGGAATTGGTTGTGGCTGAAAATGGCCGTATTGCCTGCGAACTTCTGGAAAATAGCGAGCAGGGATATTTTAACCTGGTGTTGATGGATATCCAGATGCCTGTGATGGATGGCTATACGGCTGCCCGTAATATCCGAAATTCTGGCCGTAAGGATCTGTCCCTTATACCCATTATCGCCTTGACAGCGGACGCTTTTGAAGAAGACCGGGAAAAGGCATTGGCTGCAGGCATGAACGGTCATGTTTCGAAGCCTGTGGAATCTGACAAGCTGTTTGCAGCTTTGTTGAAATATTTTAAGTAG
- a CDS encoding DUF1653 domain-containing protein, whose product MSEKRDVKIHGVYRHFKNRYYMVEDVALHSESTEEYVVYRRLYGDNSLWIREKNMFLSEVDHEKYPDVKQKYRFELVDDFSEK is encoded by the coding sequence ATGTCAGAAAAACGCGACGTAAAGATCCACGGTGTTTACCGTCATTTCAAGAACCGCTACTATATGGTGGAGGACGTGGCTCTCCATTCCGAAAGCACCGAGGAATACGTCGTGTACCGTCGCCTATATGGGGACAATTCCTTATGGATTCGCGAGAAGAACATGTTCCTTAGCGAAGTGGACCACGAGAAATATCCGGACGTAAAGCAAAAATACCGCTTTGAGCTGGTAGACGATTTTTCCGAAAAATAA